In Pseudomonas fluorescens, the following are encoded in one genomic region:
- a CDS encoding phosphatidylserine/phosphatidylglycerophosphate/cardiolipin synthase family protein, whose protein sequence is MFDASVFASGSSEIESIAKLVQEGYQVFHLRNLHAKVVMDGDSFATLGSQNLTNRGSKLNRELSGCILGEKDQETVRALVEPWLSEAKKISPEMVKDMIKALPDLRKAYRDFSDACDHRQHEIEANELERPLKAQQKAEAKRQSALRKIGIRVRNSVGNAPRSATVKHGKVWQDDINLSPTLKINKGGGLDQWDLGDTLVNVEGTELFVYQKRIMGVRPGRRYLCVLPTGVFGWARVAKTRITKIGRAVNLGNHVLPAFPSLKVALSAVPRVLEELPTASANLAVQLWDGDRKMCTVPMEFDVSSIRAFKPIAHRPSSNGTSRPTRNSPMTIQFMKWLKENKQVFEDLIWNQVVQDFVYSDGSKLDGINANKFFGPIGTCCRLELVTVRDHHIFDVTPL, encoded by the coding sequence TTGTTTGACGCCAGCGTTTTCGCCTCGGGGTCATCGGAAATTGAATCAATCGCCAAATTAGTTCAAGAAGGATATCAGGTGTTCCACCTGAGGAACCTTCATGCCAAGGTCGTAATGGATGGAGACAGTTTCGCCACGCTTGGCAGTCAGAACCTGACCAATCGAGGCAGCAAGCTGAACCGAGAGTTAAGCGGGTGCATCTTGGGTGAAAAAGACCAGGAAACGGTGCGAGCCCTCGTTGAGCCCTGGCTCAGCGAGGCCAAGAAGATCTCGCCCGAAATGGTCAAGGACATGATCAAGGCGCTGCCTGACCTCAGGAAAGCCTATCGTGATTTCAGTGATGCCTGTGACCATCGCCAGCACGAAATTGAGGCCAACGAGCTTGAGCGCCCGCTGAAAGCCCAGCAGAAAGCAGAAGCGAAACGTCAGAGTGCGCTGCGCAAAATTGGAATCCGAGTGAGGAATTCAGTCGGAAACGCCCCCAGGTCAGCAACAGTGAAGCATGGGAAGGTTTGGCAAGATGACATCAACCTCAGCCCAACCCTGAAAATCAACAAAGGGGGTGGTCTTGACCAGTGGGACTTGGGGGATACGCTTGTCAATGTAGAAGGTACAGAACTGTTCGTCTATCAGAAAAGGATTATGGGTGTTCGCCCTGGGCGGCGTTATCTTTGCGTACTGCCGACAGGCGTGTTTGGCTGGGCGCGAGTTGCAAAGACTCGCATCACGAAAATCGGCAGAGCTGTCAACTTAGGCAATCACGTGCTTCCGGCGTTTCCTTCTCTCAAGGTTGCACTCTCAGCTGTCCCACGAGTCCTTGAAGAATTGCCGACGGCGAGCGCCAACCTGGCAGTTCAGTTATGGGATGGCGATAGAAAAATGTGCACGGTCCCCATGGAGTTTGACGTGAGCTCAATAAGGGCGTTCAAGCCTATTGCTCACCGGCCAAGCTCTAATGGCACGAGTCGCCCCACAAGAAACTCCCCGATGACCATTCAGTTCATGAAGTGGCTGAAGGAGAACAAGCAGGTATTTGAGGATCTGATTTGGAACCAGGTTGTTCAAGACTTCGTATATTCCGATGGAAGCAAGCTTGATGGTATCAATGCGAATAAATTCTTTGGGCCGATTGGTACATGCTGTCGGTTGGAACTCGTGACTGTCAGGGATCACCACATCTTCGACGTGACACCACTCTGA